A window from Culex pipiens pallens isolate TS chromosome 3, TS_CPP_V2, whole genome shotgun sequence encodes these proteins:
- the LOC120419117 gene encoding uncharacterized protein LOC120419117: MKNISFYLIMMIFASAYSTSEENAFQACIEKEGASKVDADVVRKLNVPQTYIQKCLYACMFEQSGTSDGQQFDKETFLANAGKMANVDQKAVQRMADRCDGVENDDRCELAADIVACLSGRKRS; the protein is encoded by the exons ATGAAAAACATAAGTTTTTATCTAATTATGATGATATTCGCTTCGGCATATTCCACG TCCGAGGAGAACGCGTTTCAAGCCTGCATCGAAAAGGAAGGAGCATCCAAAGTGGATGCTGATGTCGTTAGAAAGTTGAACGTACCGCAAACGTACATCCAAAAATGCCTGTACGCGTGCATGTTCGAGCAATCTGGAACTTCGGACGGGCAGCAGTTCGATAAGGAAACGTTCTTGGCCAATGCTGGGAAAATGGCTAACGTTGATCAGAAGGCGGTTCAGAGAATGGCGGACCGATGCGATGGCGTTGAAAATGACGATCGTTGTGAGTTGGCCGCTGACATAGTGGCGTGTCTCAGTGGGCGGAAGCGGAGTTGA
- the LOC120419086 gene encoding general odorant-binding protein 56a-like: MRHSCVFITLTILASSCSGSMEQVKQACMEQEGVSQADADLFNKMDKPVTRPQKCFYACMFERFGTSDGHRFDTEVFLENSEKLAQNDQKMLNAAREMAERCDGVENEDRCELAADILNCLRGD; the protein is encoded by the exons ATGAGGCATTCCTGTGTTTTCATTACATTGACGATCCTTGCTTCATCGTGCTCTGGT TCCATGGAGCAAGTGAAGCAAGCTTGCATGGAACAGGAGGGCGTTTCCCAAGCCGATGcggatcttttcaataaaatggaTAAGCCAGTAACGCGTCCGCAAAAGTGTTTTTACGCCTGCATGTTTGAACGGTTCGGAACGTCCGATGGGCACCGCTTCGATACGGAAGTTTTCTTGGAGAATAGTGAAAAACTggctcaaaatgatcaaaaaatgcTGAACGCGGCGCGGGAAATGGCGGAACGATGCGATGGGGTGGAGAACGAGGATCGCTGCGAGTTGGCGGCGGACATTTTGAACTGTCTTAGGGGTGATTAG
- the LOC120419084 gene encoding probable asparagine synthetase [glutamine-hydrolyzing] has protein sequence MCGIFSIFLKNPAEAGGSELFRYGGRTESLRELAFRQSSKQRHRGPDYTGLVVDMDAGLVMVQERLSVLCVKTGSQPFVSEDGTVLLTANGEIYNYRQMAEAVNGVRKAGDGEYVPRSDCDVIIAYYEQFGAEKLMETIRGMFAFVLYDKKTDHVLVARDPIGIIPLYEGTDVEGNVWFASEMKCLVEKCPEVKVFPPGHMYYGKRYKLEPKSYYKPQWMFEIPRAQADLEQLRAALEAAVVSHLQCDVPMGALLSGGLDSSLIASIATKVMRKRHGLDYRLKTYSVGLIGGPDFEYSKMVSDYIGSEHTEVHFTIDEGLNYIREVIQHVETYDITTVRCSIPMLLLSRFIKSEGIKMILSGEGADELFGGYLYFHQAPNPEEFHWETVKRVKNLHFSDCLRANKATAAVGLELRVPFLDTDFVNHAMSIRPEDRMPQTKVNGTVRSMEKYVLRQAFTNDYLPSEVLWRQKEQFSDGVGYSWIDTITEYAASHVSDEDFASASDRYPINPPSTKEAFYYRQIFEELFPHDSCASTVTRWVPRTDWGCSADPSGRKQTVHLRRK, from the coding sequence ATGTGTGGAATCTTTTCAATTTTCCTCAAGAACCCCGCCGAAGCTGGAGGTTCGGAACTGTTCCGGTATGGCGGTAGGACGGAGTCGCTGCGGGAGCTGGCCTTCCGGCAGTCGTCCAAGCAGAGACATCGTGGTCCGGATTACACCGGGCTAGTTGTGGATATGGATGCGGGGTTGGTGATGGTTCAGGAGCGGTTGTCGGTGCTGTGCGTCAAGACTGGCAGTCAACCGTTTGTGTCCGAAGATGGGACCGTGCTGCTGACGGCCAACGGAGAGATCTACAACTACCGGCAGATGGCTGAGGCGGTCAACGGTGTGAGGAAAGCTGGGGACGGGGAGTACGTTCCAAGAAGTGATTGTGACGTCATCATTGCGTATTACGAGCAGTTTGGAGCGGAGAAGCTCATGGAGACGATCCGGGGAATGTTTGCGTTTGTGCTGTACGACAAGAAGACTGATCACGTCCTGGTGGCACGGGATCCGATCGGGATCATTCCGTTGTACGAGGGGACGGATGTGGAGGGAAACGTGTGGTTTGCCAGCGAGATGAAGTGCTTGGTGGAGAAGTGTCCAGAGGTCAAAGTGTTCCCGCCAGGGCACATGTACTACGGCAAGCGGTACAAGTTGGAACCCAAGTCGTACTATAAGCCGCAGTGGATGTTTGAGATACCTCGGGCGCAAGCGGATTTAGAACAGTTGAGGGCTGCTTTGGAAGCTGCGGTGGTGTCTCATTTACAGTGTGACGTTCCGATGGGTGCATTGCTGAGTGGAGGTTTGGATTCTAGCTTGATCGCGTCGATCGCTACCAAGGTTATGCGAAAGCGGCATGGACTGGACTACCGGCTGAAGACGTACAGTGTCGGATTGATTGGAGGTCCGGACTTTGAGTACAGCAAAATGGTCTCCGACTACATCGGTAGTGAACACACTGAGGTTCACTTTACGATCGATGAAGGACTCAACTACATCCGCGAGGTGATACAACACGTAGAGACGTACGACATAACTACGGTTAGATGCTCGATCCCGATGCTGCTGCTGTCGAGGTTCATCAAAAGTGAAGGCATCAAGATGATCTTGTCTGGCGAAGGTGCCGACGAGCTGTTTggtggatatctctattttcATCAGGCTCCGAACCCGGAGGAGTTCCACTGGGAAACGGTGAAGCGTGTCAAGAACCTGCACTTCTCGGACTGCTTACGTGCCAACAAGGCTACGGCCGCAGTTGGTCTCGAACTGCGAGTACCCTTCCTCGATACCGACTTTGTCAACCACGCTATGAGCATTCGGCCGGAAGATCGGATGCCTCAGACCAAGGTCAACGGAACCGTTCGTTCAATGGAAAAGTACGTACTTAGGCAGGCCTTCACCAACGACTACCTCCCATCGGAAGTCCTGTGGCGACAAAAGGAGCAGTTCTCCGACGGAGTCGGATACTCGTGGATCGATACCATCACCGAGTACGCAGCGTCCCACGTTAGCGACGAAGACTTCGCCTCCGCATCCGATCGTTACCCCATCAACCCACCCTCGACGAAGGAAGCGTTCTACTATCGGCAGATCTTCGAGGAGCTGTTCCCGCACGACAGCTGTGCCAGCACGGTGACGCGATGGGTTCCCCGCACGGACTGGGGCTGCTCGGCGGATCCATCCGGTCGAAAGCAGACCGTGCACTTGAGGAGAAAGTAA